GAGAGATTCTTGTTAATTTGGAGGGAAGTGTACTTTGAACAAAATGCAGGGCTGATCACtttcatttctgaaaagaaaatcacttCAGGGTGAAAcctatttgttcttttgaaacCATGGTTAAAAGAACATTGCAAAATTGTATTCTGTCAACAAACTGCAGCTGTAAGGCTTAGATCTGACTGTGATTAGTGATTTGACTATGTATGTCAGAACATCAGAGCAACAGACTCCTACGCATTAtccttttgccttcaagaataacCCACTGCTCAAAGGTGTTTATTTTCCAGAAAACCAATCTCTGTggagaaaactttttttttgccctgCTTTTCATAAAGAACTTGATGTCCAAAAGGTATCGGGATGagttggcaagatggatacagaactgacttagtcataggagacagagggtagcagtggaaggatgtttttggaATGGAGGTTTGTGACTGGTagtgttccacatggatcagtgctgggacttcagCTATTTGTGATCTACATaattgatttggaggaaaatatagctggtctaattagtaagtttgtgaatgaaacAAAGATTAGTGGAATTTTGGATAgtaaggaggattgtcagaggatacagcaggaggCGTGGGCAAAAAAactggtagatgaagtttaatacAGACAAAGTAaggggatgcattttggaaggtcaagtacaggtggaaattatacagtgaacggcagaacccttaggagtatcgATATGCAGATCCACAGATTACTGAAGATGACAGCACATGTAGATCAGGTTGTAAAAAAAGGCCAatgccatgcttgccttcattggaagaggcattgagtataaggatagtcAAGTTATACTACATCTTTATGTAACTTTAGTTAGGCgacacttgaagtattgcatacagttctgatcaccatacTACgggtggatgctttggagagacttaacaggatgttgcctggtatgggggattttagctaagAAGAAGGGTTGGATAgaaagggtttgttttcactggaacacagaaggttgagaggtgacctgatagaagtttataagattgtgaatggcatggatagagtggaaagtatgagggcTTTTCCTcaggatggaggggtcaattacttggggacacaggttcaaggtgcagggagggaagtttaaaagagatgtgaggggcaagtttttcatgcaaagggtggtgagtgcttgGAATATGCTGGcaaaggagatggtggaagcagacacaatagcagcattaaaGAAgtacctggacgaatacatgaataggaagggaatagagagatatggattctgtaagtgaagacagttttagtacggGAGGGCGAAATGTggaggggccaaagggcctgtttctgtgctgtattgttctttattctcagctcacagccttattcctgatgaaggacttttgccggaacatcgattctcctgttcctcagatgctgcctaacctgctgtgcttttccagcaccactctcaacaCCAATTAACTACTGCCAAGGCTTCTTCAGCAttaccttccaaactcacgacctGCAAAGTCTGGGTGGGCAAGAGCAGATTTTTTTTGAATACTAACATCTTTAACTTCCCCTTAAAGTCAAATAACATCTTGTCTTTGATATTTATCACTGCCCCTTAATTATAGCTtattcaaaatcttggaattcactgccaagcTACATTGTAAAAGTTCCTTAATTATAAGAACTGCAGTAGTTCATGAAAACAGTCCACTATTACCTTTTAGGGCAACTGGGATGCACAAAAACAGAGCTAATGCCTTGCATTtggtgaccctttgtcagaacaatgctggtcttgccagcctTTGCTGCTGCCTCTATGTTAAAAATCATCCAATCAGGCTTCTGTTTCATACATAGTACTCAAAATCACCAAagatattttatttaattagGACCGTGGCTAATTGTTCCTTCTCAGAGTGATGGAAGTAGATTAAATAGTAACTTGCAACCAGAAGTGGAAATAGAGTATACCTGGAAAGGGAAAAATTACAAGGTTAAGAGATAAAACAGCACTGTGTTGATGGAAAATAGGTTATGTGAAAATCTCTTTCGAGGAATAGCTTGCGTCTACACTGTTGGAAtccaattattttttttaaaatttaccccTTTTAATCTTTCTAACGTATTCAACACTGTTAGGCACAATATTCTTCTAAAACCTCTATGCACAGTTCATGTCTGTAGCACTGTTTTATTCTATTTCCATCTTGTCACATCGTAAATAATAACATCCAACAAATTTGTCCTTCCATACCTAAACATCACGAGTGCAACCTGGGTTACATAATTACCCATGCCATTTTATAAATTATATCATATTATTTCAGCATGATGGTTATACACATTTTCCATTGTGTATTCAACATAAAAACCTGGATGATCACATATCTTCTCCAAGTTAATGCCTGCAGAACCAAATCATCCTTTATGGCTGCTGCAATCACTTTATAGTATCTTATCCTTGGCTGCTACCTCATGCTCTATTGTTCAAGCTTTACCTTTGCTTCCTCCCCTATAGCTAATTTGTCACCCACCAGGGCACCTTTGTTTCACTTCTACAATAttgtctgccttttccccatctgCCTTTCTTTCCTATAAAAGTCCAAATCCATATGTTTATAGATTCATGGCTACACTCCTCCAATGATAGAATTAGTAAGGTtatcatttaaaaatcacaattacACAGGATGTTACAGTGATTCCATCACCTGCACtgaggtacagaaaagatttacaaggatgttgccaggcttggaggatttgggctataggaagaggctgaataggatgcagctgttttccctgtagcattggaggctgaggggtgatcttatagaggcttataacatcatgaggggcctggataggataaatagacaaagtcttttccctggggtgaggcagtccagaactagaaggcatgggtttagggtgagagtggaaagatataaaagagacctaaggggcaactctttcacacacagggtggtgtgtgtatggaatgagctgccagaggaagtggtggaggctggtacaactgcaacatttaaaaggcatctggatgggtgtttgaataggaatggtttggaggaatatgggccaagtgctggcaaatggactagattaggttaggatacctgatctgcatggatgatttggaccaaaggatcggtttgtgctgtacatctctatgactttatgactctaaatcctAGTTACCATTACCCCATCAAATTCAGGTAGCTTCCCACTGCCGCAAAGAACTGGATTCTCTTTCAAATCCCTCCAATGACTCTCCTACTCATCAAATAACCCACTGTACTCCCCATCTTGGCCACATATTGCATGATCTCCATCAGCTCTACACCCTTGAATACAGTCTCATGTCCTCAATTGATTGTTGTCCTATTTTTCATTTCTCACACTTCTGTGTTTCCCCTTCCTGCCTTTCTttctcttgttttattttcttctctgCTTAGGACTGACTCTAGTTCATTCTTATATTTCAATCTGAGACATTTTTGAAGGCTGCACTAATGTTCCAAAATATTAGTGTATGGCaacattggagcaggagtaggccattcacccagGCCTGTTCCACTAAATTAGATCATAGCTGGTCATCTGTATCAATACAATTTTTTTGCTCtatccccataacacttgatgtTAGTAGTATCATGAAATCTATTAACCTATGCCTTGAACGTAATGCACACTACTCTGTGTGGCAGTAATTGTTTTAGACTAACACTTCCACTTTTCCAGCTAGGGGAAACATTGTTCCACACTCACCTTTTTATATTTCTAAACTTTAGTGAACATAGGCCCAGCCTCCTCAAGCAATCCTCCATCACAGGAActaatctggtgaacctctgtGGAGTTCCCTCTACAGCAAGTATATCCTTCTTTACATAAGGTGACCAAATTACACATAATACTTCAGCTATGGTCTCACCAAGATTCAATACAATTATACCAAAACATTTTTACTATTTACTCAAATCCTCTTATGATAAAAAACCAATATACCATTCACCTTCCAGATTGCTTGCTGCATTTATATGTCAGCTTTCAGTGATATGAACAAGGACCCATTTTCCCTTTGGAAAGGGAACACTACTCAATCTCTGAAGAAATACTATGCACCTCATTACTGCCACCAAAAGTGAATAATTTCTCATTTATTcatattgaattccatctgccacattttcccCAATCTTTCTGCCTATCTAAATCCTGTGGAAGCCTTTGTATCCTTCTCATAATTTAGATTCCAACTTAGATATGTGCTATCGGCAAACTTAGAAATATTATGTTTGGtcctcacattcaaatcattgacatagattGCAAACATCTTATAGTAacccactagtcacagcctgccaatctGAGAATGAactatttattcctactctgttttctttctgttgACCAGATTCAATCCATGCTAGTATATTGCCCTTATCCCACTTGTTCTAATTTTCTTTACTAACATCCTAcatggaacattatcaaacagcTTCTCAGAATCCAAGGACATAACATTCACTAGTTCACTAGTTCTCCCCTACCAACTCAAAAAAAGCTCAAAAACTCCAagtttgtcaaatgtgattttcATTTCATATATCCATGTTCACTCTGACCAATTGGGTGATTATCAGCTGTTTTATAGCATTCATTATTTTTCCTACCACCGATTCAGGCTAACACATCTATGGTGACTTATTTTCTCTCTACGGTTTTTCTTAAGTCATGGTGTTACAACTTGGGGGGTATTATACAGAATTGATAGAATCGCGAAAGATAATCACCAATGCGTTTTATCTCTCTACAGTCACCTCTTCAATACTCTAGGTTGTAGATTACTGAATCCCAGTAATTCTCCAGGACTACATTTTTTTTCAACCAACACTTTTTTTTCAGTTCTACGTTCTCATTAGTTCCTTGTAACTCTATTATTTCAGGGAAATTCTTTTATGTTCTTAttcccattataaattcttcTATCTGTCTGTCATGGACCTTCATTTGGCTTTCCTAAccttttcctatttatatacctatatAAGCTCTTActgtcctttttttgtttttcggTTGCGTTCATATTCTATTCTCCCTATATTGCAATCATTAAGTGTTTGCAACAAATTGTCATGTACATGATTGCAAAATTTAGCATAGCTATTGAGATACAACAAAATGCAACGATCCAAATGCCTTGTCTGAATGGCTTTTCAGAGAGAAACAACCCTTGAATGGCTAGATCAAATATGAGAACACTGCGATGTGGGCCCATAGCATTTAGTATGCAAAGTCCTCGCTAAATATTGGACACTCCCTTGATATCCTTCCTCATTCCACTGTTCCGTTCCCGTTTCGCTGTCAAGGACTTAACAGAATATTATGCAATTCAGATGATTGAGTGACAGGGGTTAATGCTGTACTTTAACATTTAAGAATAACTCATTGATTACGAGTAACATAACCTCTCTGAAATTTGTCTGAGATAAGAATGGGTGATTCCGCATTTACTGCGAggctttttttttgctctctgAAGATGGGGCGGATATAAAGCTTGTGTACTTAGACTGATTGCAACTACACTTGGAAATATGCTTTCGGTAAATCAGACATCTatttattttgtgtcagtcttgtTTGGCCGGTATATCTTGGAACACATTAGAAATTACTCCATAGTTTTACCAAAAGAGTCATGTTTATGTGAGAAAAAGATATATACGGTATTTTCCCTTTGATCGCAGTGTCCCCCAAAAGAGTGATTCTAAAATATACTACATTGTGAAGCACAATAAAACAATTCTAAGCAATGATACATTACACTGAAAATATTCACTGAACCAATTACTTTCCAGCTTTTGCCTTGCCGAACTTATTGTAGTGAAGACTCTTCATATTTTTCTTTGCTGCGCCCAGCAATTCATAAGTAAACACAGCGCAATTAATGTGCAAACACTGAGATCGACCTCTGCATTTCAGTTCTGTTGACGTCCTAATGTTTACTGAAATTGACTGTTCTCTTGGAATACAATTACACATGTTTTACGGTGAGATCCGAGTCTTCATTTCGTTTCCCAAGTACTGCATTGGAGGTAAAGAAACAGTCGCCCTTAACTTACTGAATCTCGAAAATCATTCCCTGGTTCTCTTGTCTAGATCCTAAACGTAATACCTTGTTAGAGCTATTAATACGCCGAGAAGGTTCTCAAACGACTGCTGAGAAATCAACTACAGGACGTGTTTTAACATTATGTTTAATTCTTAAAAACGATATAACTTCTGACGCGCCCTTTTAGTACTCTTTCAGTGTGCAGTCACCTGCTATATTGCTGAAGGGAGACACGAATTGGCAGTTAAACTACAGTGTCTACAATGAAAATCTGCTTAAAAAAACCTGACCCAcgttaatgttttaaaaaatagaaagagAATCCCGTACTTCGTGAATTCGACTACATCGCTATTGTTTAATAATCTTTATTCTGCACACTCACCCGTCCACTTTCAGATGATTAATCCACAAAAATGATAGACTGCACAATTGAAAGCGGTTATTGGCAGAAAGTCCAAgatcacagcaaaaaaaaatccgcCAAGAAACATGTTTACGTCGCATAAAAGGAAACCAgttaagattttaaaatataacCGACACACTGTTAACCCCTTGAGCACTTTTCAGTAAAGTTACTCGGCTGGTCATGCGTGCTGCGGCTGTGCTCAATCAGCAGCGAAATCATCCAACTCACTGAAAATTTTCCAGTTTTGGAATGTCTGAGCAGACAGTAAGAACAACTTTCCTAATTAGTCTGATTACTCTCGATCATTTATTGCGAGGTGTTTGCTGCATTTGTAAGATTTTTGACAACTAGTAATGTTCATTTTGAGTTGTAGGTTAGCTTGTTTGTAAACTAAACACTCGGATATGCTCTTGAGCTGCCCTACCGTCCAGGGCTGCGGACCAGGAGTTTGAAAGCTGGGATAGAGGTTGGAGGGCGCTTATCCATTGGGTAGGGAAACGATGGACCAAATGCACTCCTACGAtgtcatgtgttttttttctatatTCCTAATAGTCGGTATAAAGTCACTTCAATGAATCTAAGTGATGCAATATGTGGGAGTAATCAGGTTTGCTGCGGGAGGGCTGTGTTTGCTACGGCTGTCGGGTTGATGGCGCTATGAGCTGACTCCTCTTTAGTAGGTTTCACGCTTCGCTAATACTACTCCACAGGCGCCTACCTCTCACTCTCCCTTCGAggaggggggggaaggggggggtggggggagggaagagagagattgCTTGTCAATAAACAAAACGTTTTTAGATTATTACAAGGTCGCTCCCAGCCTTGAGCAAGCTCGTTCCCGAGTCCCAGCCCTACACATGAAGGCGGGACAAAGGCGGGGCAGCTTGACTTCGGCCAATCGCAGAGTgctctctttttaaaattccctgTCCGTCACTCAGTTTCCTCTTCGTCAGCCTCCTTCGCCATATTgggtaactgaaaaaaaaagccagtttttttttccgCCTTTACTAGAATCAGTTTTGACGAGCGATAGGTTGTAAACTGCTGTTGTTGTTAGCATTTTTGTTGTGGTTCGGTGCTTTGCAGCTTTCTGAAGAATTGCACGATATTGTTACATCGTGTAACCTTGCAGTTCTGCTGTCTGTGAGGCTTCGGACGATTTGCAGTGAGAGGGGGTacgaaggggaaaaaaaatgtcaaacgTACGCATTTCTAATGGTAGCCCTTCGCTGGAGAGAATGGCAGCTCAGCAAGGAGGGCACCCGAAACCCTCAGCCTGCAGGAACCTTTTCGGTCCCGTAAACCACGATGAGTTGAACCGAGACTTACAAAAGAAACAGAAGGAGATCCGCGAGCAGGACAGGCGAAGGTGGAATTACGACTTCGAGAGGGACAAGCCGTTGGATGGGAATTACAAATGGGAAGCGGTGGATTGCAAGGATGTGCCTAATTTTTACTGGGGTTCTTCGAGGGAGCAAGTGTCATCAGCGGATTGCAGTGTGGATGTGAACGGGAACCATGCGATTGTTTGCGTAGGAACTTTGGCTCTGGGAAATTCAGGGGACACGCACTTAACGAATTCAGAGCAAAAGGACGTGGTTAAAGAGACAACTGAACATTTCACGGACTCAAAAGAGCAGTGCTGTAGTCCCCGAAAACGAGCTGCGTCAGTCGGTAAGTGACAAAGATGCACTCTCTTTTGGGAGCTGCAGGATCCATTTTCAAACGGACCTTTATGACCTTTTTCTTTTCCCGCAAAAAGAAGCTTTCACCACCAACCAGTGGTTTACTCCTTTATTTCCAGTGGACCTGCTTTTAAAATCGTGCAGTTCTTGGTCTGTTTGGGGTTAAGCATGAGTTCCCCTACGTTTGAAAAAGGCTACTGCAACttcaaaggccttttagaaagATGAAGCAAACGGCTTTTTCCTCGTTCAACAAGCTTGAGATGTGGTTGACTAATACCCaccagcacaagtcttcaataggAGTAGGAATGACCCTCATAATATACCATCATCCTTATTTCAATTTTTAACTAGCTTTTCTTGATTATAGATGGATTTCCAGAAGCAAAAAGAGTCAACACAGCGACGGAGACAGACTGGTCAGCAAATTCTCCCAATATAAATGCATTAGAGAAAACGCCGAAGAAATCGATTTCGAGCGGGCATCAAACATAAAACAAAGGTGACAAGGTAGTTACGATGTACCTTTTTCAATTGATTGTGTCCTCCCAAAATATCCTATAACGTAGCTAGCAACAAGACTGCATTGATCAATCGGCCTCACTAGCCCAGGTTTGAAAGTGTATACAGGGTTGTAATGTCACTGCTGTTTCTTTGCTATATTTTCCTGAACGACACGTATGCACAGGTGATTATTTCCAGCTGCTTTCAAATAACTAGATACACTATTGCGTTCTGCACAAGAATCCTAACGTCTTCGGTGACCTTTCTTTCCCTGCCCAATATAGTAGATTGCTTTGCCCAAGTCTTGTCAATAAAGTAAGTCACAGGACTGACTGAAAATGTAGTACATTACGCGGGGGAGTGCGCAACCACAACAGTGGTGTGCCTTTGTAGGCTTTAtacaatgaacatttttttttctttacgcCAACGTCCATCATAAATATAATAAAAGGAGAAATAATCACGATAAAAATGGATCACTAGAGCAAGTTGTACTTTATCTCCCCAGCTAAAATATCCAAGCAGCATTCAAAGTAACACTTGGGATGGAATACAAATTTGTAGAATAGCTGCTTTACAAACATGTTTAACGTTTCTCATTTTGGGACTCTAATTTCCCCTATGATTTTGCGCTGTAGTAAGATATGAGAGGAGGGAATATATACACAATGCACAAAATGAGGGGTAGGGTGGGGAAGCTACATTTTAAATGGCTAGTCTCAACAAAGTAAAACTTAATGGAGATTATTCTTATTTCTTGGCCTTGTCCACATTGGTAGCCATAGTAAAAGTAATGCATTGAAAATATTGCCCACTTTGTGTGAAATACTGCATATGCTAAATAACTTTGTCTTTTGTGTCAGTTTCACATAGCACAAGATGTGATACCTCATGCACCTTTTGTGCTGACATTTTAAATATCCTTtgtcaaaatacttttttttttgcagttatgACTTTTCTTTAAATTGATAGATCTAACTAGTCAGATCCAAAACCTCTAACATACTCATTTCGGTGACTTTCTGTTCAGTTAATGCTGCCAAACTTTATCAATTTGCCCCTCTCACTGCATCAGAAAAcaaatctgtttctttttttaaagaaaagcctAGGAGCATCAGTCCTAATTATATTTGGATTACCAAATAATACATGTTTATGCATTTGAAAATTATGGCTGCTAGTTAAATGTGGTTGTGTGTCCAATGGGATAAAGTCCCACCATGCTGACTGAAATGGATTTTTTGATTACttccaggcagaagatacaactTATCCAGCTGCTAGATTTTAAATGAGATATGGCAATATCACAATAATAACTTGATTGTATCTGTGCACAAGTCTTAACACTACTTATGGTATTGGTTGGCTCAGCGTCCAGTTGAATAACCAATTGCAATTGCTTAACCCTTTTGCCAACTGTACCCTGTAATCAGCAGCTGAGTTGAAATTATCAGTGTGGCTATGCCAAATAGCATTTTAAGTAATTCCAATCATACATAATTACCAAACATTGTATTAATCTTTTTTACTTCGTATTTTTCCTTGTTAGATATGAAGATCTTTTTTCCTTGTTCATCCATGGCAGTGCTTGATGAAGCGAGGACGATCTCCTCAGAGACAGACATATCGTTATCTCTCCAAGTGAGGAGAGCCCAGGCACTGAACTTGTGAACACTAAACCGCCTATTTTAGAGTGGATATAGCGCTGTGCAATTAGGTTCTTCCTTTATCACTTGGCTGATTTTACTACCTGTgtatatagttttttttttgtagcacATAAACCAtttttggtgggggaggggagggagggatgaGACGGGAAAATATTAAAACGCAGAGTTAGACAATGTATGACTTGAATAGTAGCAGTATAGTTTTCCAATGCAGTTTAGAA
Above is a window of Chiloscyllium plagiosum isolate BGI_BamShark_2017 unplaced genomic scaffold, ASM401019v2 scaf_10957, whole genome shotgun sequence DNA encoding:
- the cdkn1bb gene encoding cyclin-dependent kinase inhibitor 1Bb; its protein translation is MSNVRISNGSPSLERMAAQQGGHPKPSACRNLFGPVNHDELNRDLQKKQKEIREQDRRRWNYDFERDKPLDGNYKWEAVDCKDVPNFYWGSSREQVSSADCSVDVNGNHAIVCVGTLALGNSGDTHLTNSEQKDVVKETTEHFTDSKEQCCSPRKRAASVDGFPEAKRVNTATETDWSANSPNINALEKTPKKSISSGHQT